Proteins from a genomic interval of Chitinophagales bacterium:
- a CDS encoding glycosyltransferase — MNYNDCDVFIFSLSRWDDKYSSPALSLAKEFAKNHRVFYISHPFTIKDFVKDYNKLVISRRRSALAFGKDIYEEIGSFPNSLTAVTPKMTIPINWMPKSFVYDALLAINNRIVVSAIRKTIRDFKVKKFIYINSFDPYYATKLPADIQPYVSVYQSIDDMEEAEYIARHGARLEPKAVADADICIATSRELTRIKSQYSEHTYLLPNAADLSIFNKARMIRYPFPMELRGFEKRKVIGYTGNINEVRIHYDLLRKVALAHKDKVLLMVGPLNSNDYKDFGLDKIPNIVFTGGKDISELPYYLQHIDCALIPFLKNKLTKSIYPLKINEYLAAGKAVVATNFSEDIRSFSDVIEVAESDEAFIKLIDKAIEEDSPEKIAERVRVAESNTWAARVEQFWEIVKAYKEEQAPVSVHQPINV; from the coding sequence ATGAATTATAACGATTGTGATGTATTTATTTTTAGCCTATCCCGATGGGATGATAAATACTCTTCTCCTGCTCTTTCGCTGGCTAAAGAGTTTGCAAAGAATCATCGGGTATTTTATATAAGCCATCCTTTTACGATTAAGGATTTTGTGAAAGATTACAACAAACTGGTTATCAGCCGACGTAGATCCGCATTGGCGTTTGGGAAAGATATATATGAAGAAATCGGAAGTTTTCCCAATTCCTTGACTGCTGTGACTCCAAAAATGACGATTCCGATTAATTGGATGCCAAAAAGTTTTGTATATGACGCACTGTTGGCAATTAACAACCGCATCGTTGTTTCGGCAATCAGAAAAACTATCAGAGATTTTAAGGTCAAAAAATTTATATACATCAACTCTTTTGATCCTTATTATGCGACCAAACTTCCCGCAGACATTCAGCCTTATGTGAGTGTCTATCAGAGTATTGATGACATGGAAGAGGCGGAATATATTGCAAGGCATGGTGCAAGATTGGAGCCAAAAGCTGTTGCAGATGCTGACATTTGTATTGCTACCTCAAGAGAATTGACCCGCATCAAATCGCAGTATTCTGAGCATACTTACTTATTACCCAATGCTGCCGATTTGTCTATCTTCAATAAAGCACGAATGATTCGATATCCTTTTCCGATGGAATTGAGGGGATTTGAAAAACGCAAAGTGATTGGTTATACAGGCAATATCAATGAGGTGCGGATTCACTACGATTTGTTGAGAAAAGTAGCATTGGCGCACAAAGACAAGGTATTGTTGATGGTCGGGCCTTTGAATAGCAATGATTACAAGGATTTTGGATTGGACAAAATTCCCAATATTGTTTTTACAGGAGGAAAAGACATTAGTGAGTTGCCTTATTATCTGCAACATATTGACTGTGCGTTGATTCCATTTTTGAAGAACAAACTTACCAAAAGTATTTATCCTTTGAAAATCAACGAATATTTGGCGGCTGGAAAAGCAGTTGTAGCTACTAATTTTTCGGAGGACATCCGTAGTTTTAGTGATGTCATTGAAGTAGCAGAATCTGATGAAGCTTTTATCAAATTGATTGACAAAGCCATTGAAGAAGATTCTCCTGAGAAAATTGCCGAGCGTGTGAGAGTTGCAGAATCCAATACTTGGGCTGCAAGAGTGGAGCAGTTTTGGGAGATTGTGAAGGCTTATAAAGAAGAACAAGCACCTGTTAGTGTGCATCAACCTATAAATGTGTAA
- a CDS encoding class I SAM-dependent methyltransferase, with product MTQEQFEDGLAYAEDNFMNDCASHLWVDKKLIKEKFNLDGKRILDFGCGMGGMTLWYATNWDCKAYGLDIDHHHIRIAQHLKLKYEVYNAVFEIRNILKTPFREDEKFDYIFLHDVAEHIPFLQLKQILRRLSDALLPDGIIFVAYPPWKSPYAAHLFQDVPIPWSQFLPKRFLFSLIEKNNRILVGDEESTLLEAFKGLNKLTYKKLIQLIEGLELQVVYRKSHCVLNKLPFLKQYNINFFPFDFLVTKEFLMLKNEE from the coding sequence ATGACACAAGAACAGTTTGAAGACGGATTGGCGTATGCCGAAGACAACTTCATGAATGATTGTGCAAGCCACCTTTGGGTAGATAAAAAATTGATTAAAGAAAAGTTCAACTTAGACGGCAAACGGATATTGGACTTTGGATGTGGAATGGGAGGTATGACCTTATGGTATGCTACCAATTGGGATTGTAAGGCATATGGATTGGACATAGATCACCACCATATCCGCATTGCTCAACATTTGAAGTTGAAATACGAAGTTTACAATGCTGTTTTTGAGATTCGTAATATCCTAAAAACACCTTTTAGGGAAGACGAAAAGTTTGATTATATTTTTTTGCATGATGTAGCCGAACACATTCCGTTTTTGCAGTTGAAACAAATCTTGCGAAGATTGAGCGATGCACTTCTACCAGACGGAATCATTTTTGTGGCATATCCACCGTGGAAAAGTCCTTATGCTGCTCATCTTTTTCAGGATGTTCCGATTCCATGGAGTCAGTTTTTGCCTAAACGATTTTTATTTTCTTTAATCGAAAAGAACAATCGGATATTGGTAGGAGATGAAGAAAGCACCCTATTGGAGGCTTTCAAAGGATTAAACAAGCTGACTTACAAGAAATTGATACAACTAATTGAAGGTTTAGAACTGCAAGTTGTTTATAGAAAAAGCCATTGTGTGTTGAATAAATTACCTTTTCTCAAGCAATACAATATTAACTTTTTTCCCTTCGACTTTTTGGTAACGAAGGAGTTTTTGATGTTGAAAAACGAAGAATGA
- a CDS encoding flippase has translation MSQEAQEQRSYWVKSGLLTILQRLSVLMFGLGSLFLMLRGMSKEDFGIWALFLAVISFLEVGRNGLIQNALVRFMAACTEGEEEDYAKISTASLFINVVLTLFSMILLVVFAKPLSILWNAPILAQMFPIYAITTALLLPFFHFSCVQQANFTFSGLFWSSFVKQGLFFFYVLVTYFTGMDLTLINLCLVQIATAILGGLTAYLFVRPYLQFSKKIDWEWVKTLFNYGKYVFGTNLSAMLYKSIDKVMLGFVSPAFVAVYDLAIRINNLVEVPTFSIATIVFPKGAQRMKTEGKPAMKELYEKSVGTILALILPCVLFILIFPEVIITILAGEKYLDAVGILQLTVLYGLFIPFANQFGTVLDAMGKPKINFRFVVLGAFLNAIFNYGFIFILQYGLIGAAYGTLCTYGIMFVLNQWVLRKELNVSLLNVFFSIFQTYIVGFKMLQEFYINRIQKKNNSHLPTSTTTNQNRKIKTALPNREVTA, from the coding sequence GTGTCACAAGAAGCACAAGAACAACGTTCCTATTGGGTGAAATCGGGCTTGCTCACCATATTGCAGCGGCTATCGGTTTTGATGTTTGGGTTGGGAAGTTTATTCCTCATGCTCAGAGGTATGTCGAAAGAAGACTTCGGTATATGGGCTTTATTTTTGGCAGTTATTTCTTTTTTAGAAGTTGGTCGCAACGGACTTATCCAAAATGCTTTGGTTAGATTCATGGCAGCTTGCACTGAAGGAGAGGAAGAAGATTATGCCAAAATCAGCACTGCTTCTTTGTTTATCAATGTTGTACTCACATTGTTCAGCATGATACTTCTTGTTGTTTTCGCCAAACCCTTAAGTATACTTTGGAATGCGCCTATTTTGGCACAAATGTTTCCAATTTATGCCATTACAACTGCTTTGTTGTTACCGTTTTTCCACTTTAGTTGTGTGCAGCAAGCAAACTTTACATTTTCAGGACTTTTTTGGAGCAGTTTTGTCAAGCAAGGATTGTTCTTTTTCTACGTTTTAGTTACTTACTTTACAGGCATGGATTTGACGCTAATCAATCTGTGTTTGGTACAAATTGCGACAGCTATTTTAGGAGGATTGACCGCTTACTTATTTGTTCGTCCGTATCTTCAGTTTTCTAAAAAGATAGATTGGGAATGGGTGAAAACGCTGTTCAATTATGGCAAGTATGTCTTTGGTACCAATCTCAGTGCCATGCTCTACAAGAGTATTGACAAAGTAATGTTGGGTTTTGTTTCCCCCGCATTTGTAGCAGTATATGACTTGGCTATTCGCATCAATAATTTGGTAGAAGTGCCTACTTTTTCGATTGCGACTATTGTATTTCCCAAAGGTGCACAACGCATGAAAACCGAAGGAAAGCCTGCTATGAAAGAACTCTATGAAAAATCTGTTGGTACAATCCTTGCGCTGATTTTGCCGTGTGTATTGTTCATTCTAATTTTTCCCGAAGTCATCATCACCATTTTGGCGGGAGAAAAATATTTGGATGCAGTGGGTATTTTGCAGCTAACTGTCTTGTACGGTTTGTTCATTCCTTTTGCCAACCAATTCGGAACGGTTCTCGATGCAATGGGTAAACCCAAAATCAATTTTCGATTTGTTGTTCTTGGCGCATTTTTGAATGCCATCTTCAATTATGGGTTTATTTTTATCCTTCAATATGGTCTAATTGGCGCAGCTTATGGCACTTTATGTACTTATGGCATTATGTTTGTTTTAAATCAATGGGTACTACGCAAAGAATTGAATGTAAGTCTATTGAATGTGTTTTTTAGTATATTTCAAACTTATATAGTAGGCTTCAAAATGCTTCAAGAATTTTACATCAACCGCATTCAGAAAAAAAACAATTCTCATTTACCTACTTCAACCACTACCAACCAAAATAGAAAGATAAAAACCGCACTTCCCAATAGAGAAGTAACCGCATAA
- a CDS encoding Wzz/FepE/Etk N-terminal domain-containing protein encodes MDFLFFIKVLLRRKWLIMFVTVLAVVAAYFIASKLPESFKSKVTISTGIIEKKNIYTDNENPFVQEFQIEHKFSNLIELMTSRLSLNMISYKLLLHDYGFHLDSTDNTAAFRELGEEAKLDFTPTEIQNAVELAYKKLYHQINVDSIDHQTEIDLKQILKELRYDYETFSEEVSVARIPNTDFIKIEYESENAELSSFLVNNYADIFLGYYQSLKDKKDQHSVQFYAELAIQKKAELDEKTAALRQFKQQKGVLDLPEEAKLIVSQIKELEVKREEMNQKIPSYQGAINVYNKHLNDKGYEYNRHQWVNNDIKNLQDELKSLELKRVNDNGNLLKTQIELARKRLQERVETQTTETGDELIVSNKDLIANKIEAETELEIAKASVMSIDTELGRLRNKASGFASKEADVNSLDREITVANEEYLAIVDKLNSARLKSIGTDNPLAIVERGYTPDEPEPSNKLILAAFSGVMSGSLCIVLIFLLAYMDLRISTPLQFEKFANVPLVGTLNEMKIKNLDLEAIFGKTSRDESIEIFKESLRKIRYEVEHSGAQTFLVTSTKEGEGKTFFIISLAYSLSLNGKKVMIIDTNFKNNVLSEMCMQADQKSVIATKLIGDNNLEKEFTSTGVNSAFSHSTVDIIGNLGGYNSPSEIFAGKDVRKFIQELAKIYDYIFLESAALNKYSDAQELSGYVDKVLTVFSAESEIKQIDKNSIEYLHNLGDKFMGGILNKLNIKNLN; translated from the coding sequence ATGGATTTCTTATTTTTCATAAAGGTATTATTAAGACGCAAGTGGCTCATCATGTTTGTCACTGTGTTGGCAGTGGTAGCAGCTTATTTTATTGCGAGCAAACTACCAGAAAGCTTCAAATCGAAGGTGACGATTTCTACGGGTATTATCGAAAAGAAAAACATCTACACAGATAATGAAAACCCCTTTGTTCAAGAATTTCAAATCGAGCATAAATTCAGTAACCTAATTGAATTGATGACTTCTCGTTTGAGTCTGAATATGATATCATATAAATTGTTGTTGCACGACTATGGATTTCACCTTGATTCTACCGATAATACAGCAGCCTTTCGAGAATTGGGGGAAGAGGCAAAACTTGATTTTACGCCTACTGAAATACAAAATGCCGTAGAGTTGGCCTACAAAAAACTGTATCACCAAATTAATGTGGACTCTATTGACCATCAGACAGAAATTGATTTGAAGCAGATATTGAAGGAATTGAGGTACGATTATGAAACATTTTCAGAAGAAGTTTCTGTTGCTCGAATACCCAATACAGATTTTATCAAAATAGAGTACGAATCTGAGAATGCTGAGTTGTCTTCTTTTTTGGTTAACAACTATGCAGATATATTTTTGGGATATTATCAATCCTTGAAGGACAAAAAAGACCAACATTCGGTGCAGTTTTATGCAGAATTGGCGATACAGAAAAAAGCAGAATTGGACGAAAAAACAGCTGCATTGCGCCAATTCAAACAACAAAAAGGAGTCTTAGACTTACCTGAAGAGGCCAAATTGATAGTTAGTCAAATCAAAGAATTAGAGGTAAAGCGAGAGGAGATGAACCAAAAAATCCCTTCTTATCAAGGTGCAATCAACGTCTATAATAAGCACTTGAATGATAAAGGGTATGAGTATAATCGGCATCAATGGGTGAATAATGACATTAAAAACTTGCAAGACGAACTCAAAAGTTTGGAATTGAAGCGGGTAAACGACAATGGCAATTTATTGAAAACCCAGATAGAATTGGCTCGAAAAAGACTGCAAGAGCGTGTGGAAACCCAAACAACGGAAACAGGAGATGAACTGATTGTGAGTAATAAAGATCTCATTGCGAACAAAATAGAAGCGGAAACAGAACTCGAAATAGCCAAAGCAAGTGTGATGTCTATTGACACGGAATTGGGGCGATTACGCAACAAGGCATCTGGTTTTGCATCGAAAGAAGCGGATGTCAACTCTTTGGATAGAGAAATTACCGTAGCCAATGAAGAATATTTGGCGATTGTGGACAAGCTCAATTCGGCAAGATTGAAGTCTATCGGTACGGACAATCCCTTGGCGATTGTGGAAAGAGGATATACGCCTGACGAACCAGAACCTTCCAATAAATTGATTTTGGCAGCTTTTTCGGGCGTGATGAGTGGGTCATTGTGTATAGTGCTTATCTTTTTGTTGGCTTACATGGACTTGCGTATTTCTACCCCGCTTCAATTTGAGAAGTTCGCCAATGTGCCTTTGGTTGGCACATTGAATGAAATGAAAATCAAAAATTTGGACTTGGAAGCCATTTTTGGGAAGACAAGTAGGGATGAAAGCATCGAAATCTTCAAAGAGTCACTGCGTAAGATTCGCTATGAAGTAGAACATTCTGGCGCACAGACTTTTTTGGTGACAAGTACCAAAGAGGGTGAAGGAAAAACTTTCTTTATTATCTCTTTGGCTTATTCGTTGAGCCTGAATGGTAAAAAGGTGATGATTATTGATACCAACTTCAAAAACAATGTCTTGAGTGAAATGTGTATGCAGGCAGACCAGAAGAGTGTGATTGCGACAAAACTGATTGGTGACAACAACTTGGAGAAGGAATTTACTTCAACAGGTGTAAACTCTGCTTTCAGTCACAGCACAGTTGATATCATCGGCAATTTGGGAGGATACAATTCACCATCCGAGATTTTTGCAGGCAAAGATGTCCGAAAGTTCATTCAGGAATTGGCCAAAATATACGACTACATCTTTTTGGAGTCTGCAGCTTTGAACAAATACTCTGATGCTCAAGAGCTTTCAGGATATGTTGATAAGGTACTGACGGTTTTTTCTGCCGAAAGTGAAATCAAACAAATTGATAAAAATTCAATTGAGTATCTCCACAATTTGGGTGACAAATTCATGGGAGGTATTCTCAATAAATTGAATATCAAAAATCTAAATTAA
- a CDS encoding TolC family protein, which yields MKKLLFLFCLLQLSNIQAQRTNFDRIVIPTDQITRDYKEALVQLAWVNNPDNKVLEHEVNIAEIEKKAAKWTWADNVQASFNLNEGNFQKETDPGGNLFFPKYNFSASVSIGSLLRTSSETKKAEQQLDIAHHRVNQRKLQIRAETLKRYEDYLTAVEMLKLRTQAVEDFYATYLAVTKKFKESRSSLEEYNQASTTYYTALENKLRGESDVELAKISLEEIIGVKLEEVRVK from the coding sequence ATGAAAAAACTACTATTTTTATTTTGTCTATTGCAACTCTCAAATATTCAAGCCCAACGTACTAATTTTGATAGAATTGTGATCCCTACCGATCAGATTACCAGAGATTACAAAGAAGCATTGGTGCAGTTGGCTTGGGTCAACAACCCCGATAACAAGGTGTTGGAGCATGAGGTGAACATTGCAGAAATCGAAAAAAAAGCGGCTAAATGGACTTGGGCCGACAATGTACAGGCTTCTTTTAACTTGAATGAAGGAAATTTTCAAAAAGAAACCGATCCGGGCGGCAATCTATTTTTTCCGAAATATAACTTCAGTGCAAGCGTTAGCATTGGATCTTTGCTAAGAACTTCAAGCGAAACGAAGAAAGCTGAGCAGCAATTGGACATTGCTCATCACAGAGTCAATCAGCGAAAACTGCAAATTCGTGCGGAAACATTGAAACGATACGAAGACTATTTGACTGCCGTAGAGATGTTGAAGTTGCGGACACAAGCGGTTGAAGATTTTTACGCTACTTACTTAGCTGTCACCAAAAAATTCAAAGAAAGCCGTTCTTCTTTGGAGGAATACAATCAGGCTTCTACGACTTATTATACGGCCCTCGAAAACAAATTGCGTGGGGAGAGTGACGTGGAACTTGCTAAGATTTCATTGGAGGAAATAATAGGCGTAAAATTGGAGGAAGTGAGGGTGAAGTGA
- a CDS encoding transposase: MNSLIIGIDVSNKTLDIAYQEDNHWVDYQIENTMKSIEVFLQGFDEQHITFVLEPTGTYSDKLLHSLDKSNCSIKLINPQKSSAFMKVLGITAKDDKQAARALAIAGKTLDLPDFQMPNEDIQKRKKCKWLLMPLKSRNDRLKIKFIALCSVFTHQMLS; this comes from the coding sequence ATGAATTCTCTAATTATCGGTATAGATGTAAGTAACAAGACTTTAGACATTGCTTATCAAGAAGATAACCACTGGGTTGATTATCAAATCGAAAATACAATGAAATCCATAGAGGTATTCTTACAAGGTTTTGATGAACAACATATTACTTTTGTTTTAGAACCTACTGGCACTTACAGTGATAAGTTGCTTCATTCTTTAGACAAATCCAACTGCTCTATTAAATTGATTAATCCACAAAAAAGCAGTGCTTTTATGAAAGTCTTAGGCATTACTGCAAAAGATGATAAGCAAGCAGCAAGAGCTTTAGCAATAGCTGGAAAGACACTTGATTTGCCTGATTTTCAAATGCCTAATGAGGATATTCAAAAGAGAAAAAAATGCAAATGGCTCTTAATGCCTTTGAAAAGCAGGAACGACAGACTAAAAATCAAATTCATAGCCTTATGCAGTGTCTTTACACACCAGATGTTGTCTTAG
- a CDS encoding transposase has translation MKILADGTYRGDWAKRFKHWVIEIVLRSRQQKGFSVQPKRWIVERTFGWFEHYRRLSKDYEFNPDTSKTMIQLAMIRIMVARVV, from the coding sequence GTGAAAATATTAGCAGACGGAACTTATAGAGGAGACTGGGCGAAGAGATTCAAACATTGGGTCATAGAAATAGTTTTACGAAGCAGGCAACAAAAAGGATTTTCGGTGCAGCCTAAACGCTGGATAGTAGAGCGTACTTTTGGTTGGTTTGAGCATTATAGAAGATTAAGCAAAGATTATGAGTTTAATCCAGATACCAGCAAAACCATGATTCAACTGGCGATGATTCGGATCATGGTGGCAAGAGTCGTTTAA
- a CDS encoding IS5 family transposase: MYSSSLTDAEWEVIEKLLDNQRKRKWDLRTQILDGIFYVLKSGCQWRMLPKEFAPWKTVYDYFYRWKKQKIWAKLHEALRRLVRQKEGKFISPSLGIVDSQSVATGTFIEETKGFDGNKKIKGRKRHVMVDTLGLIIAIAITAANVSDKEGFILLAKG, translated from the coding sequence ATGTATAGTAGCAGTCTAACCGATGCCGAATGGGAAGTTATTGAAAAACTTTTAGATAACCAAAGAAAACGTAAATGGGACTTACGTACTCAAATACTTGATGGGATATTTTATGTATTGAAATCAGGTTGTCAATGGCGTATGTTGCCTAAAGAATTTGCACCTTGGAAAACTGTTTATGACTATTTTTACCGTTGGAAAAAACAAAAAATATGGGCAAAACTACATGAAGCCTTACGCCGATTAGTACGCCAAAAAGAAGGCAAATTCATCAGTCCAAGCTTAGGCATAGTGGATAGCCAAAGCGTAGCTACTGGTACGTTTATCGAAGAAACGAAAGGTTTTGATGGCAATAAGAAGATAAAAGGACGCAAGCGACACGTTATGGTAGATACTTTGGGGTTGATTATTGCCATAGCCATTACAGCTGCTAATGTTAGTGATAAAGAAGGATTTATCCTATTAGCTAAAGGGTAA
- a CDS encoding S8 family serine peptidase, which translates to MKNLTAFIVLTLITLGAFAQSSKMKGEKDKNVIADQYIVVFSDEFQTPFTEHKNFQTLKTREQRAEALQSYRKTVEGKVGGFLKQMDISPEAVKNIIAGGFVGFTAKLNAGQLKALQANPIVKYIEWDRRVLIFKDFKPLKFNTQTTDWGVEYVGGGSSSGEGRYAFVLDTGIYGNHPDLNVDKSLSASFIASEPSFKDNHGHGTHCAGIIGAKDNNFGTKGVAAGATIIGVKVLDGSGSGTASTLLAGLAYTACIAFPGDVVNMSLSGAGFEWLVDFYIKTLLGSRGIYVTIAAGNNNANASGFWPASTNGTNIFTISNMTQAEEIAGSSNFGNGPVDYAAPGTSIYSTDIVANGSYSTRSGTSMAAPHVAGILLVNSGRIKSNGVLKVDKDATPDKIAVVK; encoded by the coding sequence ATGAAAAACCTAACAGCTTTTATCGTTTTGACATTAATCACCCTTGGCGCATTTGCTCAATCTTCAAAAATGAAAGGCGAAAAAGACAAGAATGTGATTGCAGACCAATACATCGTTGTCTTTTCTGATGAATTTCAAACTCCTTTTACCGAACACAAAAATTTTCAGACCTTAAAAACCCGAGAGCAACGTGCGGAAGCCTTGCAGAGTTACCGCAAAACCGTTGAAGGTAAAGTAGGTGGATTTTTGAAGCAAATGGATATTTCGCCAGAAGCCGTCAAAAACATCATTGCAGGTGGATTTGTGGGTTTTACTGCCAAATTAAATGCTGGCCAATTGAAGGCTTTGCAGGCGAATCCAATAGTAAAATACATAGAATGGGACCGCAGAGTACTAATTTTTAAGGATTTCAAACCCTTGAAATTTAATACCCAAACGACTGATTGGGGTGTGGAGTATGTCGGTGGAGGATCTTCAAGTGGCGAAGGAAGATATGCTTTTGTATTGGATACGGGTATCTATGGAAACCATCCCGATTTGAATGTGGACAAATCTTTGAGTGCCTCTTTTATTGCCAGTGAACCGAGTTTCAAAGACAATCACGGACATGGTACACACTGTGCAGGGATTATTGGAGCGAAAGACAACAATTTTGGTACGAAGGGAGTAGCCGCTGGCGCAACGATTATTGGAGTGAAAGTATTGGACGGCAGCGGTTCGGGTACAGCTTCTACCCTTCTGGCGGGTCTTGCTTATACGGCTTGTATTGCTTTTCCTGGAGATGTGGTCAATATGAGTTTGAGTGGTGCAGGTTTTGAATGGTTGGTAGATTTCTACATCAAAACACTCTTGGGCAGTCGTGGAATCTATGTCACAATTGCAGCAGGCAACAACAATGCAAATGCAAGCGGTTTTTGGCCAGCAAGCACCAATGGCACCAACATTTTCACCATCTCCAACATGACGCAAGCCGAAGAAATTGCAGGTAGTTCTAACTTTGGTAATGGTCCTGTGGATTATGCAGCCCCTGGCACTTCAATTTACTCCACTGACATTGTAGCAAATGGTTCTTACTCGACTCGTAGCGGTACTTCAATGGCTGCTCCACACGTTGCAGGAATCCTGCTGGTGAATAGTGGGCGGATCAAAAGCAATGGTGTTTTGAAGGTGGATAAGGATGCAACTCCTGATAAGATTGCAGTAGTGAAATAG
- a CDS encoding WD40 repeat domain-containing protein, giving the protein MKNLEIQNIATLTGHKGGVYALEQAAEDHCFYSADGAGWVAKWNLKNTDTAHLIAKVPSNIFALCLVKDQDLLAVGSLQGILYFIDLQKNEVLTPPLQFPKTIYALQQWKHYLLIGTGDGKLSIFNLQNQKIERTLPIAAKSIRQIKIHPHENIAAIASSDHCIYLLDLEKISVSSELHYHKNSVFCLQFLQNGNQLFAGSRDAHLSVWEKINENYSLQHTIPAHLFTINDIAVSPNQRWIASASRDKSIKIWDVQSLKLLKVIDRMKPNLDAHQHSVNTLLWSPFNDYLLSGSDDKSIKIWQVSEE; this is encoded by the coding sequence ATGAAGAACCTAGAAATTCAAAATATAGCTACCCTAACAGGACACAAAGGAGGCGTATATGCTTTAGAGCAAGCTGCTGAAGACCATTGTTTTTACAGTGCTGATGGCGCAGGATGGGTTGCCAAATGGAATCTAAAAAATACCGATACGGCACACCTAATTGCCAAAGTTCCCTCTAATATTTTTGCTTTATGTCTTGTGAAAGACCAAGACCTATTAGCAGTTGGTTCTTTACAGGGTATATTGTATTTTATTGACCTTCAAAAAAATGAAGTCCTAACTCCCCCACTTCAATTCCCCAAAACCATCTATGCCCTCCAACAGTGGAAACACTACCTACTGATAGGTACTGGCGATGGAAAATTATCTATATTCAACCTTCAAAATCAAAAAATTGAGAGAACACTGCCCATTGCCGCCAAAAGTATTCGACAAATAAAAATTCATCCACATGAAAACATAGCCGCTATCGCAAGTAGCGACCATTGCATTTATTTGTTAGATTTAGAAAAAATAAGTGTTTCATCTGAATTGCACTACCACAAAAACTCTGTATTCTGCCTTCAATTTTTACAGAACGGAAATCAACTTTTTGCAGGTTCACGAGATGCCCATCTTTCTGTTTGGGAAAAAATCAATGAAAATTACTCTCTTCAACACACCATCCCTGCACATTTGTTCACCATCAACGATATCGCAGTGAGTCCAAATCAGCGATGGATAGCCAGTGCCAGCCGAGACAAAAGCATCAAAATATGGGATGTACAAAGTTTGAAGTTACTAAAAGTAATAGACAGGATGAAGCCCAACTTAGATGCCCACCAACATTCGGTCAATACGCTACTTTGGTCTCCCTTCAATGATTACCTACTTTCAGGCAGCGATGATAAAAGTATCAAAATCTGGCAGGTAAGTGAGGAATGA